One window of Triticum dicoccoides isolate Atlit2015 ecotype Zavitan chromosome 5A, WEW_v2.0, whole genome shotgun sequence genomic DNA carries:
- the LOC119297317 gene encoding subtilisin-like protease SBT1.7, producing the protein MASMIPILLRCSLLLLLLVQSTHSSVTLTQKPKNAMAEEHKQPHPSTSDTYVVLTNHLAKPSKFDTHERWYASMAGENSNHIRHTYGTVMHGFAARLTDGEAQRMATVPGVSLVYKDRVYHTQTTRSPWFMGLHDDFGAWPDAEFGDGVIIGFVDTGIWPERASFNDAGLGPVRSTWRGKCVDAPGFNATLCNNKLVGAKSFLTVELEGGGLLTDPSPRDIAGHGTHVASTAAGSEVPSADLFQFAGGRASGVAPMARIAMYRACNAGCFASDVIAAIDAAVTDGVDLLSISIAYPAEPFYDDLLSVATFGAERRGVFVVLAGGNKGPTASTISNVAPWMTTVGAATTDRVFPATLTLGNGVVLTGQSLYDTPFSQSQGAGMVPLVRTSCGEYDLTPDKVMGKVVVCSREAGASAGFEVERAGGAGIVSVQSTERFWDTVMAEPFPLPGLLLSSAGGKKLADYMSSVAYPVASFNFTCDTVTGENRAPMVAGFSSRGPNPIVPEILKPDVIAPGVNILAAWSGAAPPSDSDMDPRRVEYNIISGTSMACPHVAGVAALIKKRHGDWTPAMIRSALMTTAGTLDKNGRDIVDGGSAVGAAATPMEAGAGLVLPRLTMDPGLVYDAGTQDYVDFLCTLNYTAEQMRRFVPGLSKCARTIPGGVANLNYPSFVVVFDGRTRARTLTRTVTKVSAQPERYNVTVAAPDGVKVTVTPASLEFKRVNEKRSYTVRFSSEAGAKARPTGTWEFGHIAWENRKHRVRSPVAFNWDD; encoded by the coding sequence ATGGCTTCCATGATCCCCATCCTCTTGCGCTGCTCCCTGCTACTTCTCCTCCTTGTCCAGTCCACACACTCCTCCGTCACCCTCACCCAGAAACCCAAGAACGCCATGGCCGAGGAGCACAAGCAGCCTCATCCTTCGACCTCGGACACCTACGTCGTCCTCACCAACCACCTCGCCAAGCCGTCCAAGTTTGACACCCACGAGCGTTGGTACGCGTCCATGGCTGGCGAGAACTCCAACCACATCCGCCACACCTACGGCACAGTGATGCATGGTTTTGCGGCCCGTCTCACGGACGGCGAGGCCCAGCGCATGGCGACCGTCCCCGGCGTGTCCCTCGTGTACAAGGACAGGGTGTACCACACCCAGACCACGAGGTCGCCGTGGTTCATGGGCCTCCACGACGACTTCGGCGCGTGGCCGGACGCGGAGTTCGGCGACGGCGTCATCATCGGCTTCGTCGACACCGGCATCTGGCCAGAGCGCGCCAGCTTCAACGACGCCGGGCTCGGCCCCGTCAGGTCCACCTGGAGGGGCAAGTGCGTGGACGCCCCGGGATTCAACGCCACCTTGTGCAACAACAAGCTCGTCGGCGCCAAGTCCTTCCTCACGGTCGAGCTAGAGGGCGGTGGCCTCCTAACCGATCCGAGCCCGAGGGACATCGCTGGGCACGGAACGCACGTGGCGTCGACGGCCGCAGGCTCCGAGGTCCCCTCGGCCGATCTCTTCCAGTTCGCGGGCGGGAGAGCGAGCGGCGTGGCGCCCATGGCAAGGATCGCCATGTACAGGGCGTGCAACGCAGGATGCTTTGCCTCAGACGTCATCGCGGCGATCGACGCCGCGGTGACCGACGGCGTGGACCTCCTCTCCATTTCCATCGCGTACCCCGCGGAACCCTTCTACGACGACCTCCTCTCCGTCGCCACGTTCGGCGCCGAGCGGAGAGGCGTCTTCGTCGTCCTGGCGGGTGGCAACAAAGGCCCGACAGCGTCAACCATATCCAACGTGGCCCCGTGGATGACCACCGTCGGCGCCGCCACCACGGACCGGGTGTTCCCGGCGACGCTCACGCTCGGCAACGGGGTGGTGCTCACCGGGCAGTCCCTGTACGACACCCCGTTCTCCCAGTCCCAGGGCGCGGGCATGGTCCCGCTAGTGCGCACCTCCTGCGGAGAGTATGATCTGACGCCCGACAAGGTCATGGGCAAGGTCGTGGTGTGCTCCCGGGAGGCAGGAGCTTCGGCTGGCTTTGAGGTGGAGAGAGCCGGCGGAGCCGGGATAGTTTCCGTCCAAAGTACGGAACGGTTCTGGGACACGGTGATGGCCGAACCCTTCCCCCTTCCCGGTCTCCTGCTCAGCTCCGCCGGCGGCAAGAAGCTGGCCGATTACATGTCGTCCGTGGCGTACCCGGTGGCGTCCTTCAACTTCACCTGCGACACGGTCACCGGCGAGAACCGGGCGCCGATGGTGGCGGGCTTCTCCTCGCGGGGCCCCAACCCGATTGTCCCCGAGATCCTGAAGCCGGACGTCATCGCGCCGGGGGTGAACATCCTCGCCGCCTGGTCAGGTGCCGCCCCGCCATCCGACAGCGACATGGACCCGCGGAGAGTGGAGTACAACATCATCTCGGGGACGTCGATGGCGTGCCCGCACGTGGCCGGCGTCGCGGCCCTGATCAAGAAGCGGCACGGCGACTGGACGCCGGCCATGATCCGTTCGGCGCTGATGACGACCGCGGGCACGCTCGACAAGAACGGCAGGGACATCGTGGACGGCGGCAGTGCCGTCGGCGCCGCCGCGACGCCTATGGAGGCGGGGGCCGGGCTGGTGCTCCCGCGGCTGACCATGGACCCGGGCCTGGTGTACGACGCGGGCACGCAGGACTACGTCGACTTCCTCTGCACCCTCAACTACACGGCGGAGCAGATGCGGCGGTTCGTGCCGGGGCTGAGCAAGTGCGCGAGGACGATCCCCGGCGGCGTGGCCAACCTCAACTACCCGTCGTTCGTGGTGGTGTTCGACGGCCGCACCCGCGCCCGCACGCTGACGCGGACGGTGACCAAGGTGTCGGCGCAACCCGAGAGGTACAACGTGACGGTCGCCGCGCCGGACGGGGTGAAGGTGACGGTGACACCGGCGTCGCTGGAGTTCAAGCGGGTGAACGAGAAGAGGAGCTACACCGTGCGGTTCAGCAGCGAGGCCGGAGCGAAGGCGAGGCCGACCGGGACGTGGGAGTTCGGCCACATCGCCTGGGAGAACAGGAAGCACCGGGTCAGGAGCCCCGTCGCCTTCAACTGGGACGACTGA